One Novosphingobium sp. G106 DNA segment encodes these proteins:
- a CDS encoding DUF3325 family protein produces the protein MLEPGLIAYAGLASLAAARAKHWPARHLPAVLSPFQARAAGVALLMLSLFAALHRFGPAQGTVAWTGQLCVAGVALVLIMSWRFFAALKVAIAALLTAAVLALSSLAAG, from the coding sequence ATGCTTGAGCCTGGCCTGATCGCCTATGCCGGCCTCGCCAGCCTGGCCGCAGCCCGCGCCAAGCACTGGCCTGCCCGCCACCTGCCGGCGGTGCTGTCACCCTTTCAAGCCAGAGCCGCCGGCGTTGCACTCCTGATGCTCTCGCTCTTCGCCGCGCTCCACCGGTTCGGGCCGGCGCAGGGCACCGTGGCCTGGACCGGACAGCTCTGCGTCGCAGGCGTAGCGCTCGTCCTCATCATGTCGTGGCGGTTCTTCGCGGCCTTGAAGGTGGCGATCGCCGCATTGCTGACCGCGGCGGTGCTTGCGCTGTCGTCCCTCGCCGCCGGCTAG
- a CDS encoding PepSY-associated TM helix domain-containing protein: protein MIETAQTEDEAPNRGLRQAMAWIHTWLGLLAGWILFAMFLTGTASYFRPEITRWMQPELRPAQVSSARAAETAVAHLQATSPDDEQWTIYLPDERTTQTRIFARARPNPDPKAPPGSRRPELKLDPATGAPLTARETRGGEQFYRFHFQLQLPHPWGRWLAGVCAIFMLAAIVSGVTTHKRIFVDFFTLRWGKGQRSWLDAHNVSAVLALPFHAMITYTGLITLVVMYMPWPIMANYAKPAVFAEEAYGVEPKAEPSTQRATLAPIGLMVNDATREWRGGQPDRVVITDPGYANATVTLFRSAADQLNARGASISYAGATAQRLSASPPPGPAISTAGVMLGLHIAAFAGPVLRWTYFLLGLTGAAMVGTGLLLWTAKRRRPDTRPFLGFRLVERLNIGAIACLPAGMAAYLLANRLIPAALPGRADMEVAAMFWVWFGLAALSLLRPVHRAWPETLAIAAAAFAALPLVNIATTERGLFRSLAAGDWLFVSFDLAFFSLAALLGLAAWRAGRPRKAGRCRERSAQVSLSRETVDA, encoded by the coding sequence GTGATCGAAACCGCCCAAACCGAAGACGAAGCACCGAACAGAGGCCTACGCCAGGCCATGGCCTGGATCCACACCTGGCTGGGCCTGCTGGCCGGCTGGATCCTGTTCGCGATGTTCCTGACCGGCACCGCCAGCTACTTCCGCCCCGAGATCACCCGCTGGATGCAGCCCGAACTGCGACCGGCCCAGGTCTCGTCGGCACGCGCCGCCGAGACCGCGGTCGCCCATCTGCAAGCGACCTCCCCCGACGACGAGCAGTGGACGATCTACCTGCCCGACGAACGCACCACGCAGACGCGAATCTTCGCGCGGGCAAGGCCGAACCCCGATCCCAAAGCGCCGCCGGGGTCGCGGCGGCCTGAGCTCAAGCTCGATCCCGCCACGGGCGCGCCGCTGACCGCGCGAGAGACGCGCGGCGGCGAGCAGTTCTACCGCTTCCATTTCCAGCTGCAGCTGCCGCACCCCTGGGGTCGCTGGCTCGCCGGCGTCTGCGCCATCTTCATGCTGGCGGCGATCGTTTCGGGCGTCACCACGCACAAGCGCATCTTCGTTGACTTCTTCACGCTGCGCTGGGGCAAGGGGCAGCGGTCCTGGCTCGACGCACACAACGTCTCGGCGGTCCTGGCGCTGCCGTTCCATGCGATGATCACCTATACAGGCCTGATCACGCTGGTCGTCATGTACATGCCCTGGCCGATCATGGCGAACTACGCCAAGCCGGCGGTCTTCGCCGAGGAAGCCTATGGCGTCGAGCCGAAGGCCGAACCTTCGACGCAGCGCGCGACGCTGGCGCCGATTGGGCTCATGGTAAACGATGCTACGCGCGAGTGGCGCGGCGGGCAGCCCGACCGCGTGGTCATCACCGATCCGGGCTATGCCAACGCGACCGTGACTCTATTCCGCAGCGCGGCGGATCAATTGAACGCGCGCGGCGCTTCGATCAGCTATGCCGGCGCGACAGCCCAGCGGCTCTCCGCCTCGCCGCCGCCGGGGCCGGCGATCAGCACGGCAGGCGTGATGCTCGGCCTCCATATCGCGGCTTTCGCGGGGCCGGTGCTGCGCTGGACCTACTTCCTGCTCGGCCTGACCGGTGCGGCCATGGTCGGCACCGGCCTGCTGCTGTGGACGGCCAAGCGGCGGCGGCCCGATACCAGGCCCTTCCTCGGCTTCCGCCTGGTCGAGCGGTTGAACATCGGCGCGATCGCCTGCCTGCCTGCGGGCATGGCGGCCTACCTGCTCGCCAACCGGCTGATCCCCGCCGCCCTGCCCGGGCGCGCCGACATGGAAGTGGCGGCGATGTTCTGGGTGTGGTTCGGCCTCGCTGCGCTGTCCCTCCTCCGCCCGGTCCATCGTGCCTGGCCCGAGACGCTGGCGATCGCGGCAGCCGCCTTCGCGGCGCTGCCGCTGGTCAACATCGCGACGACCGAGCGCGGCCTGTTCCGGAGCCTGGCGGCGGGCGACTGGCTGTTCGTTTCCTTCGATCTTGCTTTCTTCAGCCTCGCCGCGCTGCTGGGCCTCGCCGCATGGCGCGCCGGGCGACCGCGCAAGGCTGGCCGCTGCCGCGAGCGCTCGGCCCAGGTCAGTCTCAGCCGGGAGACCGTCGATGCTTGA
- a CDS encoding iron transporter: MGIQRRAFSGRTARPAGPVTALAMTARCLTALLGGYAAASALASLLARLLPIARAEATAWGMILSFLIFAVLALWAFYERSLARVAVVIWGSAIMAAGAVFLLGVRP; encoded by the coding sequence ATGGGAATTCAGCGAAGGGCCTTTTCGGGCAGAACTGCCCGGCCCGCCGGGCCGGTGACGGCATTGGCGATGACGGCACGGTGCCTGACGGCGCTGCTCGGCGGCTATGCTGCTGCCTCTGCCCTGGCCTCGCTGCTGGCGCGGCTGCTGCCGATCGCCCGCGCCGAGGCCACGGCCTGGGGCATGATCCTGTCGTTCCTGATCTTCGCGGTGCTCGCCCTCTGGGCCTTCTACGAACGCAGCCTGGCGCGCGTCGCCGTCGTCATCTGGGGCAGCGCGATCATGGCCGCCGGAGCGGTCTTTCTGCTGGGCGTGCGGCCGTGA
- a CDS encoding TonB-dependent siderophore receptor: protein MPVLAHAADADAEADESDRAASETIIVTGLRGSETGTGTKTSTPLMETPQTITVIDNEELQRRNALSINQALGYVAGVSPNQRGGMVTRYDQLILRGFAPGVFLDGMRLIAGPYSTPQIDFNRVDHIDVVKGPASVLYGNSTPGGLVNLTSKMPEDQAFGRIEGQVGNYNSWRAVADINQPLDKDGKFLARLVGGWQKSDGLTKGTFAERYHVSPMLTFAPDAATSFTLIATYQHAPSGGGYSGVPAYGTVLSNGGLGTLPRDINTGDPGYERYNHKAKSIAAFFRHDFTDSLSFRTNFRFQNNKLSYRQLYVAGFATTGTGVNRNSNYAIITRGGGGADEDFDTLTLDNQLNAKFETGEIKHNVLVGVDYQQITGENFQQFNTGETTNPLTSIPNLSLFAPKYGGVLPSFDLTQLSSAYVNTYGKRFQTGVYVQDQMSIGHLQLIASGRYDWYDQNSLNKRNNTVTLLKQTAFTTRLGALYEFEFGLSPYVSYSESFEPQTGTTYLGVPFVPVTGRQYEAGLKFQPAGTNAIFTLSAYDLKRQKVPVSDPLAGTNGIPTNSQVQIGETRVRGIEFEGRGEVTPGFDVIAALSYTEAIITQGTPAIPATATNSGQPTTTGTRQLGTPEWGASTFLSYDFRKSGKTTGTLAGLSLGAGVRYVSGSDGTTSYAVIRNVTTFQRFHTKGFALVDAMLGYDLGAANGSLEGWSLAVNAANLFDKTHISACPFTNSCYYGAARTVTGSIRYNW, encoded by the coding sequence ATGCCGGTCTTGGCTCATGCTGCCGACGCCGATGCGGAAGCCGACGAGAGCGACCGCGCCGCGTCCGAGACGATCATCGTCACCGGCCTGCGCGGCAGCGAGACGGGCACGGGCACCAAGACCAGCACGCCGCTGATGGAAACGCCGCAGACCATCACCGTGATCGACAACGAGGAGCTGCAGCGCCGCAACGCGCTGTCGATCAACCAGGCGCTCGGCTATGTCGCGGGCGTGTCGCCGAACCAGCGCGGCGGCATGGTCACCCGCTACGACCAGCTCATCCTGCGCGGCTTTGCGCCGGGCGTGTTTCTCGATGGCATGCGGCTGATCGCCGGGCCCTATTCGACCCCGCAGATCGACTTCAACCGCGTCGATCATATCGACGTGGTCAAGGGCCCGGCCTCGGTGCTCTACGGCAACTCGACCCCGGGCGGCCTTGTCAACCTGACCAGCAAGATGCCCGAGGACCAGGCCTTCGGGCGCATTGAAGGGCAGGTAGGGAACTATAACTCCTGGCGCGCCGTGGCCGACATCAACCAGCCGCTCGACAAGGACGGCAAGTTTCTCGCCCGCCTCGTCGGCGGCTGGCAGAAGAGCGACGGCCTGACCAAGGGCACTTTCGCCGAGCGCTATCACGTCAGCCCGATGCTGACTTTCGCGCCCGACGCCGCGACGAGCTTCACCCTGATCGCCACCTACCAGCACGCGCCGAGCGGCGGCGGCTATTCGGGCGTGCCGGCCTATGGCACCGTGCTGTCCAACGGCGGCCTCGGCACCTTGCCGCGCGACATCAACACCGGCGATCCGGGCTATGAACGCTACAACCACAAGGCGAAGTCGATCGCGGCCTTCTTCCGCCACGACTTCACCGACAGCCTGAGCTTCCGGACGAATTTCCGGTTCCAGAACAACAAGCTGTCCTACCGCCAGCTCTATGTCGCGGGCTTTGCAACGACCGGCACGGGCGTCAACCGTAACAGCAACTATGCGATCATCACCCGTGGCGGCGGCGGCGCGGATGAGGATTTCGATACGCTGACCCTGGACAACCAGCTGAACGCCAAGTTCGAGACCGGCGAGATCAAGCACAACGTCCTCGTCGGCGTCGACTACCAGCAGATCACCGGCGAAAACTTCCAGCAGTTCAACACCGGCGAGACGACCAATCCGCTGACCTCGATCCCCAACCTCAGCCTGTTCGCGCCGAAGTACGGCGGCGTGCTGCCGAGCTTCGACCTGACCCAGCTGTCCAGCGCCTACGTCAACACCTATGGCAAGCGCTTCCAGACCGGCGTCTATGTCCAGGACCAGATGAGCATCGGGCATCTGCAGCTGATCGCCAGCGGCCGCTACGACTGGTACGATCAGAACTCGCTCAACAAGCGGAACAACACGGTCACGCTCCTCAAGCAGACGGCCTTCACCACGCGGCTGGGCGCGCTCTACGAGTTCGAATTCGGCCTCTCGCCCTATGTCAGCTACTCGGAATCGTTCGAGCCGCAGACGGGCACGACCTACCTCGGCGTTCCCTTCGTCCCGGTGACCGGGCGGCAGTACGAGGCTGGGCTCAAGTTCCAGCCGGCGGGGACCAATGCAATCTTTACGCTGTCGGCCTATGACCTGAAGCGGCAGAAGGTGCCGGTGTCCGATCCACTGGCGGGCACGAACGGCATTCCGACGAATTCGCAGGTTCAGATCGGCGAGACCCGCGTCCGCGGGATCGAGTTCGAGGGACGCGGCGAGGTAACGCCCGGTTTCGATGTGATCGCGGCGCTGAGCTATACCGAAGCCATCATCACCCAGGGTACTCCGGCGATTCCGGCGACCGCGACGAACAGCGGCCAGCCGACGACCACCGGTACCCGCCAGCTCGGCACGCCCGAATGGGGCGCCTCCACCTTCCTGTCCTACGATTTCCGCAAGAGCGGCAAGACTACGGGGACGCTTGCGGGGCTCAGCCTGGGAGCCGGCGTGCGCTATGTCTCCGGCTCGGACGGCACCACGAGCTATGCCGTGATCCGAAACGTGACGACCTTCCAGCGCTTCCACACCAAGGGCTTCGCGCTGGTGGATGCCATGCTCGGCTATGACCTCGGCGCCGCCAACGGCTCGCTCGAAGGCTGGAGCCTGGCGGTCAATGCGGCCAACCTGTTCGACAAGACGCACATCTCGGCCTGCCCCTTCACCAACAGCTGCTACTACGGCGCGGCGCGCACGGTGACCGGGTCGATCCGCTACAACTGGTAG
- a CDS encoding LLM class F420-dependent oxidoreductase — translation MKIGVIYPQKELKGDPQAVRAIGLATEERGFDHLLAYDHVIGASHDREPKLTGPYTEKDPFHDPLVMFAYIAALTKRIELVTGILILPQRQTALVARQAADLDLLSGERFRMGVGVGWNYVEYDVLGQDFASRGKRMAEQIDLMRRLWTEDLVDFSGEFDRADRIAALPRPRRSVPVWMGGFADVALRRAARIADGFIFADGAGNAFDQLGSLDAYLAENGRSGEAFGKQINMLRPKSAAEVAETVQRWRDAGGTHAAINSMGMGFTTAAEHIAYFASVADACERAGLSLAG, via the coding sequence ATGAAGATCGGCGTCATCTATCCCCAGAAGGAGCTCAAGGGCGATCCGCAGGCGGTCCGCGCGATCGGACTGGCCACGGAGGAACGGGGCTTCGACCACCTACTCGCCTACGATCATGTCATCGGCGCCTCGCACGACCGCGAGCCGAAGCTAACCGGACCCTATACCGAGAAGGACCCGTTCCACGATCCGCTGGTGATGTTCGCCTATATCGCCGCGCTCACCAAGCGGATCGAACTGGTCACCGGCATCCTGATACTGCCGCAGCGCCAGACCGCGCTCGTCGCACGCCAGGCGGCCGACCTCGATCTGCTCTCGGGCGAGCGGTTCCGCATGGGCGTGGGCGTGGGCTGGAACTATGTCGAATACGACGTGCTCGGCCAGGACTTCGCCAGCCGCGGCAAGCGCATGGCCGAGCAGATCGACCTGATGCGCCGCTTGTGGACCGAGGACCTAGTCGATTTCTCCGGCGAGTTCGACCGAGCCGACCGGATCGCCGCCCTGCCGCGCCCGCGCCGCTCGGTTCCGGTCTGGATGGGCGGCTTCGCCGACGTCGCCCTGCGCCGCGCGGCACGGATCGCCGACGGCTTCATCTTCGCCGACGGTGCGGGGAACGCCTTCGACCAGCTGGGCTCGCTCGACGCCTATCTCGCCGAGAACGGCCGAAGCGGCGAGGCTTTCGGCAAGCAGATAAACATGCTGCGCCCCAAGTCGGCGGCCGAGGTTGCCGAGACCGTCCAGCGCTGGCGCGACGCAGGCGGAACCCATGCGGCGATCAACTCGATGGGCATGGGCTTCACCACCGCCGCCGAGCACATCGCCTACTTCGCATCCGTGGCCGACGCCTGCGAGCGGGCAGGGCTTTCGCTCGCGGGGTAA
- a CDS encoding GMC family oxidoreductase N-terminal domain-containing protein, protein MSKPFNPLQAAIIKALTEALFYGVEMKIPPKQVVANLQKQFGMIHGNKPTEIGLTLYLVCFFMGGPFFLLFGPEWRKQRIDKRLKRSKNNLLQDLARIRGVIYAGYYGHWEGQNEDREKGQDENKANPVFAQIGYTLPKHRARNPSSGDVTIKPFLGRDLKHSDVLHPDALPHSAEIIVIGSGAGGAVAAANLSGQKHDVLVIEAGPHYPSPDITHEERRMTSRLFVDGGIQTSRDHDIVVFQGRVVGGSTVINNGICLRVKAPGQVHPAASDVFANWAALGAPVDEARFLEAYDAVENHLGIEEILPHTGRNNGPHLLNGWSTHAGTTGDPQDAQSPYRWFRKNYGPRAIGAECAYCGYCNTGCPYGRKQGMAQSYLLTARDNGARILADGEVRRIIWKDGKPGHAIGVEVVLPDGTSRVVHATKGVVVAAGALASSRILRNSGIKQAGSGISLNIACPVVALMPDDKPMNVWDEDQMATYVDRGDFLLESHFQPPMSMSTLMPGWFGDHAHRMRNYNRLASAGVLFPADRRGQLKGNGGLSFKLRQDVEIPLLRRALATLTKVHFAAGAIEVYPAVARGTALHRKDFDSHDKIDGFFERNVREADDVTLSSSHPQGGNARNADPNEGIVDLDNRVHGTDNVLVTDASTFPSCIRVNAQLTTMAMSHYATAQNPF, encoded by the coding sequence ATGTCGAAACCGTTCAATCCGCTGCAAGCCGCGATCATCAAGGCGCTGACCGAGGCGCTGTTCTACGGCGTCGAGATGAAGATCCCGCCGAAGCAGGTCGTCGCCAACCTGCAGAAGCAGTTCGGCATGATCCACGGCAACAAGCCGACCGAGATCGGGCTGACGCTCTATCTGGTCTGCTTCTTCATGGGCGGGCCGTTCTTCCTGCTGTTCGGACCCGAATGGCGCAAGCAGCGGATCGACAAGCGGCTCAAGCGCTCGAAGAACAACCTGCTGCAGGACCTCGCGCGTATCCGCGGCGTGATCTACGCCGGCTATTACGGCCACTGGGAAGGCCAGAACGAGGACCGGGAGAAGGGCCAGGACGAGAACAAGGCCAATCCGGTGTTTGCGCAGATCGGCTATACGCTGCCCAAACATCGCGCGCGTAATCCGAGTTCAGGTGACGTGACGATCAAGCCGTTCTTGGGCCGCGACCTCAAGCACAGCGACGTGCTTCACCCCGACGCGCTGCCCCATTCGGCCGAGATCATCGTCATCGGATCGGGCGCGGGCGGCGCGGTCGCGGCAGCGAACCTCTCCGGGCAGAAGCACGACGTACTGGTGATCGAGGCTGGACCGCACTACCCCTCGCCGGACATCACCCACGAAGAACGCAGGATGACCTCGCGCCTCTTCGTCGACGGCGGCATCCAGACGAGCCGCGATCACGACATCGTCGTGTTCCAGGGGCGTGTCGTCGGCGGCTCGACCGTGATCAACAACGGCATCTGCCTGCGCGTCAAAGCACCAGGCCAGGTCCATCCAGCCGCCTCCGACGTCTTCGCCAACTGGGCCGCGCTGGGCGCTCCGGTCGACGAGGCCCGGTTCCTCGAGGCCTACGACGCGGTCGAGAACCATCTCGGGATCGAGGAGATCCTGCCGCACACGGGACGCAACAACGGTCCGCACCTGCTTAATGGTTGGAGCACCCACGCAGGCACGACGGGCGATCCGCAGGATGCGCAGTCGCCCTATAGATGGTTCCGCAAGAACTACGGGCCGCGCGCGATCGGAGCCGAGTGTGCCTATTGCGGCTATTGCAACACGGGCTGCCCCTATGGCCGCAAGCAGGGCATGGCGCAGTCCTACCTGCTGACCGCACGGGACAACGGGGCCAGGATCCTGGCCGATGGCGAAGTACGCCGGATCATCTGGAAGGACGGGAAGCCCGGCCACGCCATCGGCGTCGAGGTTGTCCTGCCCGACGGCACCAGCCGTGTCGTGCACGCGACCAAGGGCGTGGTCGTCGCGGCGGGCGCGTTGGCCTCGAGCCGCATCCTGCGCAACAGCGGCATCAAGCAGGCCGGTTCGGGCATATCGCTGAACATCGCCTGCCCGGTCGTGGCGCTGATGCCCGACGACAAGCCGATGAACGTCTGGGACGAAGACCAGATGGCAACCTATGTCGACCGCGGCGACTTTCTGCTCGAATCGCACTTCCAGCCGCCAATGAGCATGTCGACCTTGATGCCCGGCTGGTTCGGCGATCACGCCCACCGGATGCGCAACTACAACCGGCTGGCCTCGGCGGGCGTGCTGTTTCCGGCGGACCGGCGCGGACAACTCAAAGGCAATGGCGGGCTGAGCTTCAAACTGCGCCAGGACGTGGAGATACCGCTGCTACGCCGCGCGCTGGCGACGCTGACCAAGGTGCATTTCGCCGCCGGCGCTATCGAGGTCTATCCGGCCGTGGCGCGCGGTACCGCATTGCATCGAAAGGACTTCGACAGCCACGACAAGATCGATGGCTTCTTCGAACGCAACGTGCGCGAGGCCGACGACGTGACGCTGTCGAGTTCGCACCCGCAGGGCGGCAATGCGCGTAACGCCGACCCGAACGAAGGCATCGTCGATCTCGACAATCGCGTCCACGGGACGGACAACGTGCTCGTGACCGACGCCAGCACCTTCCCGAGCTGCATCCGGGTCAACGCGCAGCTTACGACGATGGCGATGTCGCACTACGCGACGGCGCAGAATCCGTTCTGA
- a CDS encoding aldehyde dehydrogenase family protein — MREYLKFYIDGKWVDPTTPKTVEVINPATEAVSGTISLGSAADVDKAVAAARRAFATWGETSVKDRLDILQAIQSEYAKRSDELGDAVVEEMGAPVSLGRGFHVGLGAGHLQTAIEVLKEFQFEQQRGATLIRYEPIGVCGLITPWNWPMNQTCVKIFPALASGCTMILKPPQLAPYSAQILAEIIHDAGTPAGVFNMIQGQGSVIGNALSTHQDVDMISFTGSEPVGVQIQKDAADTVKRVGLELGGKSAWIVLDDADMANNVAGATGGMMGNSGQTCSAGSRLLVPASRLEEAIKASADACNAVSVGDPNGNFAMGPVVSKSQFNIIQDYIQKGLDEGAQLIAGGLGRPEGLDKGWYVKPTVFVTNNDTVIAREEIFGPVLVVIPYNDVDDAIRIANDSNFGLGGYVSGSDADECRRVARKMRTGAIWINGGFDFHAPFGGYKRSGNGREWGEYGFHEYLEIKSIIG; from the coding sequence ATGCGCGAGTATCTGAAGTTCTACATCGACGGGAAATGGGTCGATCCGACCACGCCCAAGACCGTCGAAGTGATCAATCCCGCCACCGAAGCCGTTTCGGGCACGATCTCGCTGGGCTCGGCCGCCGACGTCGACAAGGCAGTCGCCGCTGCCCGCCGCGCCTTCGCCACCTGGGGCGAAACCTCGGTCAAGGACCGGCTCGACATCCTCCAGGCGATCCAGTCCGAATATGCCAAGCGTTCGGATGAACTCGGCGACGCGGTGGTCGAGGAAATGGGCGCGCCGGTTTCGCTCGGCCGGGGCTTCCACGTCGGGCTTGGCGCGGGTCACCTGCAGACCGCGATCGAAGTGCTCAAGGAATTCCAGTTCGAGCAGCAGCGGGGCGCCACCCTGATCCGCTACGAGCCGATCGGCGTCTGCGGCCTGATCACGCCGTGGAACTGGCCGATGAACCAGACCTGCGTGAAGATCTTCCCGGCGCTCGCCAGCGGCTGCACGATGATCCTGAAGCCGCCGCAACTCGCGCCCTATTCGGCGCAGATCCTCGCCGAGATCATCCACGATGCCGGCACCCCGGCGGGCGTGTTCAACATGATCCAGGGCCAGGGCTCGGTCATCGGCAACGCGCTGTCGACGCATCAGGACGTCGATATGATCTCGTTCACCGGCTCCGAGCCGGTCGGCGTACAGATCCAGAAGGACGCGGCCGACACGGTCAAGCGCGTCGGGCTGGAACTGGGCGGCAAGAGCGCCTGGATCGTGCTCGACGACGCCGACATGGCGAACAACGTCGCCGGCGCCACCGGCGGCATGATGGGCAATTCGGGTCAGACCTGCTCGGCCGGCTCGCGCCTGCTGGTCCCCGCCTCGCGCCTCGAAGAGGCGATCAAGGCTTCGGCCGATGCCTGCAACGCGGTCTCCGTCGGCGATCCCAACGGCAATTTCGCCATGGGCCCGGTCGTCTCGAAGAGCCAGTTCAACATCATCCAGGACTATATCCAGAAGGGCCTGGACGAAGGCGCGCAGCTCATCGCCGGCGGCCTCGGCCGTCCCGAGGGGCTAGACAAGGGCTGGTACGTCAAGCCGACCGTCTTCGTGACCAACAACGACACGGTCATCGCCCGCGAGGAGATCTTCGGCCCGGTGCTGGTGGTGATCCCCTACAACGACGTCGACGACGCGATCCGTATCGCCAACGACAGCAACTTCGGCCTCGGCGGCTATGTTTCGGGCAGCGACGCCGACGAATGCCGCCGCGTCGCGCGCAAGATGCGCACCGGCGCGATCTGGATCAACGGCGGCTTCGACTTCCACGCGCCGTTCGGCGGTTACAAGCGCTCGGGCAACGGGCGCGAGTGGGGCGAATACGGCTTCCACGAATATCTCGAGATCAAGTCGATCATCGGCTGA
- a CDS encoding thiamine pyrophosphate-binding protein: MAYDDQVQAESKGGTPVYKRILELFEAEGVNTLFGIPDPNFVHLFLEAENRGWTVVSPHHEASAVHMAAAAARITGKPALCIATLGPGMANAMPGIQCAKVENDPVIILGGQRARVTERRVRRGRIQFVRQEPMIEDSVKFSSSIEYADQTDEIIREAIRISLSGTPGPCYIEYPSHVLLEELDAEPALPPARYRLTDAGADGDRIAEAAALIKAAKNPILLVGHAVHTTKSGEKLKDLALKMNCPVIQTSGGTSYIEGLEDRTFQYVFSDASIDAVEESDLVVAIGTELGEPLHYGRWRHWYAGEANRKWIYIQQDATAIGVNRPIDVPLVGDLRAVVPQLTRALGDGLPEAQGLRRFMKDGQAELDELAVEAGEKTDGSGNVPMNTAQFVVEATKAFPKDGIMIRDGGATVIYQWTYSQCKPHDVIWNQNYGHIGTGLPYATGAMLADEAATGKKRPGMLLTSDSSFLFHVGELEVAVRKNLTLVCVVGVDFQWGLEVGVYKRTFGQGTAETGTHWSDKVRFDKIGEGFGGHGDFVREAKDLGPAIKAAYERGGLTVIHVPIDPKANSEEMPKYEKFRTWYAEGTQ; encoded by the coding sequence ATGGCATACGACGATCAGGTGCAGGCGGAATCGAAGGGCGGCACTCCCGTCTACAAGCGCATCCTCGAACTGTTCGAGGCCGAGGGCGTCAACACGTTGTTCGGCATTCCCGATCCGAACTTCGTCCACCTGTTCCTCGAAGCCGAAAATCGCGGCTGGACCGTCGTCTCGCCGCACCACGAGGCTTCGGCTGTCCACATGGCTGCCGCTGCCGCCCGCATCACCGGCAAGCCGGCGCTCTGCATCGCCACGCTCGGGCCGGGCATGGCCAATGCGATGCCGGGCATCCAGTGCGCCAAGGTCGAGAACGACCCGGTCATCATCCTGGGCGGCCAGCGCGCCCGCGTGACCGAGCGCCGCGTGCGCCGCGGCCGTATCCAGTTCGTCCGCCAGGAGCCGATGATCGAGGATTCGGTGAAGTTCTCGTCGTCGATCGAGTATGCCGACCAGACCGACGAGATCATCCGCGAGGCGATCCGCATCTCGCTGTCGGGCACGCCGGGCCCCTGCTACATCGAATATCCCAGCCACGTTCTGCTCGAAGAGCTGGATGCCGAGCCGGCGCTGCCGCCCGCCCGCTACCGCCTGACCGATGCCGGCGCCGACGGTGACCGCATCGCCGAGGCCGCCGCGCTGATCAAGGCCGCCAAGAACCCGATTCTGCTGGTCGGCCACGCCGTCCACACGACCAAGTCGGGCGAGAAGCTCAAGGACCTGGCGCTCAAGATGAACTGCCCGGTCATCCAGACCTCGGGCGGCACCTCGTACATCGAGGGTCTCGAGGACCGCACCTTCCAGTACGTCTTCTCCGACGCCTCGATCGACGCGGTGGAAGAGAGCGACCTCGTCGTCGCGATCGGTACCGAGCTCGGCGAGCCGCTGCACTATGGCCGCTGGCGTCACTGGTATGCAGGCGAAGCCAACCGCAAGTGGATCTACATCCAGCAGGACGCGACCGCGATCGGCGTCAACCGCCCGATCGACGTGCCGCTGGTCGGCGATCTGCGCGCCGTCGTGCCGCAGCTCACCCGCGCGCTGGGCGATGGCCTGCCCGAGGCCCAGGGCCTGCGCCGCTTCATGAAGGACGGCCAGGCCGAGCTCGACGAGCTGGCGGTCGAAGCCGGCGAGAAGACCGACGGTTCGGGCAACGTGCCGATGAACACCGCGCAGTTCGTCGTCGAAGCGACCAAGGCCTTCCCCAAGGACGGCATCATGATCCGCGACGGCGGCGCCACGGTGATCTACCAGTGGACCTATTCGCAGTGCAAACCGCACGACGTGATCTGGAACCAGAATTACGGCCACATCGGCACCGGCCTGCCCTATGCGACGGGCGCCATGCTCGCCGACGAGGCCGCGACCGGCAAGAAGCGCCCGGGCATGCTGCTGACTTCGGACAGTTCGTTCCTGTTCCATGTCGGCGAGCTCGAAGTCGCCGTGCGCAAGAACCTGACGCTGGTCTGCGTCGTCGGCGTCGACTTCCAGTGGGGTCTCGAGGTCGGCGTCTACAAGCGCACCTTCGGCCAGGGCACGGCCGAGACCGGCACCCACTGGTCCGACAAGGTCCGCTTCGACAAGATCGGCGAAGGCTTCGGCGGCCACGGCGATTTCGTGCGTGAAGCCAAGGACCTCGGCCCGGCGATCAAGGCCGCCTACGAGCGCGGCGGCCTGACCGTCATCCACGTGCCTATCGATCCGAAGGCCAACTCGGAAGAGATGCCCAAGTACGAGAAGTTCCGCACCTGGTACGCCGAGGGCACGCAGTAA